The DNA region TTTTACAACAATGCAGACATCGGTGGTGTTGAACTGTTCATCCACGACCGCGCCATCCCCGATGAAGCCACCCAGCCTGAGGTACCCCTTGATCAACGGGGGCAAGCTTGCCATGACGCGGCGCGCATTCATCGATTCTGGCTTAACCATGTCCATGTTGATGTGGCGTTCGGCACGGGCACGGGGTCGATACGGTTTGGGGGCCAAATGGAAATGATAGAGATACGATAGGGGTTCAGCCAACGCCTGAATATCCGTGCCTGGAAGCGACGCACAGCCAAACATAATCTCGATATCATAATGAAATACATATGCCGCAATGCCTTCCCACAAAAGTTGCATGGCGGGCCGGGTTCTGTGTTCAGGGGCAACACAACTGCGACCCAATTCAAGGATTTCGCCTTTAAGGGCTGTAATGTTGGCAATATCAAATTCTGTGGCGCTGTAAAATTGGCCCAGCTTTTCAGCGACTGGGCGACGGATCAGCCTGTAGGTCCCAACAACCATCCCTTCCGCGTTGGAACTGCCGGAATGATCAATAACAAGAAGGTGGTCACATAAGGGATCAAAATCATCGAAATCCCTTTCTTCCCGAACCATGTCATCGCTGGGATGGGCCGTCATTTCCCCGTAAAAAACACGA from Rhodospirillales bacterium includes:
- a CDS encoding GNAT family N-acetyltransferase, translating into MTTESQREAESKRTAVKGPYSGVLRAGDLEVRLARNEAEIRASQNLRYRVFYGEMTAHPSDDMVREERDFDDFDPLCDHLLVIDHSGSSNAEGMVVGTYRLIRRPVAEKLGQFYSATEFDIANITALKGEILELGRSCVAPEHRTRPAMQLLWEGIAAYVFHYDIEIMFGCASLPGTDIQALAEPLSYLYHFHLAPKPYRPRARAERHINMDMVKPESMNARRVMASLPPLIKGYLRLGGFIGDGAVVDEQFNTTDVCIVVKTNLVTKKYFRHFERTARLVDEGAEEGKAGDVSRNAGGA